A window of Amycolatopsis australiensis contains these coding sequences:
- a CDS encoding PQQ-dependent sugar dehydrogenase, producing the protein MAPRPPWRVVLAGTAVAALGLTALTPVSAFAADTDYESENAVISQGAVESNHAGYSGTGFVNFDNVAGSYVEYSVNAAQAGTHTLTFRYANGTTANRPVKLTVDGGDKGTVDFPGTGSWTTWKTVTAKVSLTAGVNKIRTTATTADGGPNADKLTDTFTAPTDTEPPTPPSNLKASNILPTAATFTWTAATDNVGVVRYEINRGGNILKTVDGNTTTATVDNLTPNTAYDISVGAFDAAGNPSQQSNVVTFTTPPSDDTTPPTVPGNLRSTGVTANSVSLAWNASTDNSGTIAGYDVYQGSAKVATTTSLGTTVTDLNPSTSYTFTVKARDPDGNSSAASNAVTVKTSAPGGAGGIPEYDRDIAKVDLAWAVDFLPNGNALVTERDRFEILLVTPSGQKTTLGKVPGAVTTNGEGGLLGLAISPNWTSDHAIYLYHTASGDNRIVKMTYDGTTLSSTSTPVLTGIAKNRYHNGGRIKFGPDGKLYATVGDAKNSDNAQNKSSLNGKILRLNPDGSAPSDNPFYATGGNARYVWSYGHRNPQGLAWDSRGQLWAAEFGESSQDELNLIQKGGNYGWPSCEGTIGSCSGFIAPKKTWPTSQAGPSGVEIVNDWIYIAGVTGEQLFATQINAAGTGVGTVSTVFSGRWGRLRSVTKTPDGGLWLTSTNNDKNGGTPTVLDNVIVRLKFPGGSAPGGFKLTSSAFADNATIPDKYTCAGDGTAGQDPSPPLAWGAAAGAKAYAIVFADVANGGNKLHWAIWDVPAATKSLPEGLGAGYTVPGQGGAKQKAMGSGANAQKFFGPCPGGSSHPYTFTLYALGTSTVPGLTSSSTMAQIETAIKGAATANVVLHGKSSAAAG; encoded by the coding sequence GTGGCACCCCGTCCACCGTGGCGTGTGGTACTGGCCGGTACCGCCGTCGCGGCGCTCGGCCTCACCGCGCTCACTCCGGTAAGCGCTTTCGCGGCGGATACCGACTACGAGTCCGAGAACGCCGTGATCTCCCAGGGCGCCGTCGAATCGAACCACGCCGGCTACTCCGGCACCGGGTTCGTCAACTTCGACAACGTCGCCGGCAGCTACGTCGAATACTCCGTGAACGCCGCCCAAGCGGGCACGCACACGCTGACCTTCCGCTACGCCAACGGGACCACCGCCAACCGGCCGGTGAAGCTCACCGTGGACGGCGGCGACAAGGGCACCGTCGACTTCCCCGGCACCGGCTCGTGGACGACGTGGAAGACCGTCACCGCGAAGGTGTCGCTGACCGCGGGGGTCAACAAGATCCGCACCACGGCGACCACCGCCGACGGCGGGCCGAACGCGGACAAGCTCACCGACACGTTCACCGCGCCCACCGACACCGAGCCGCCGACCCCGCCGTCGAACCTCAAGGCGAGCAACATCCTGCCGACCGCGGCCACCTTCACCTGGACCGCCGCCACCGACAACGTCGGCGTCGTGCGCTACGAGATCAACCGCGGCGGCAACATCCTCAAGACCGTCGACGGGAACACCACCACGGCGACCGTCGACAACCTGACGCCGAACACCGCCTACGACATCTCGGTCGGCGCGTTCGACGCCGCGGGCAACCCGTCGCAGCAGAGCAACGTCGTCACCTTCACCACCCCGCCGAGTGACGACACCACCCCGCCGACCGTGCCGGGCAACCTGCGCTCCACCGGCGTGACCGCCAACAGCGTCTCCCTGGCGTGGAACGCGTCCACGGACAACAGCGGCACGATCGCGGGCTACGACGTCTACCAGGGCTCGGCCAAGGTGGCGACCACGACGTCGCTCGGGACGACGGTCACCGACCTGAACCCGAGCACCTCGTACACGTTCACGGTCAAGGCCCGCGACCCCGACGGCAACAGCTCCGCGGCGAGCAACGCGGTCACCGTCAAGACGAGCGCTCCGGGCGGCGCAGGGGGCATCCCGGAGTACGACCGGGACATCGCGAAGGTCGACCTCGCCTGGGCGGTGGACTTCCTGCCGAACGGCAACGCGCTGGTGACCGAGCGGGACCGGTTCGAGATCCTGCTGGTGACGCCGTCGGGCCAGAAGACCACGCTGGGCAAGGTGCCGGGCGCGGTGACGACGAACGGCGAAGGCGGCCTGCTCGGCCTCGCGATCTCGCCGAACTGGACGTCCGACCACGCGATCTACCTGTACCACACCGCTTCCGGCGACAACCGGATCGTGAAGATGACCTACGACGGCACGACGCTGTCGTCGACGTCGACGCCGGTGCTGACGGGGATCGCGAAGAACCGCTACCACAACGGCGGCCGCATCAAGTTCGGCCCGGACGGCAAGCTGTACGCCACCGTGGGCGACGCGAAGAACAGCGACAACGCGCAGAACAAGAGCTCGCTCAACGGGAAGATCCTGCGGCTCAACCCCGACGGCTCGGCGCCGTCCGACAACCCGTTCTACGCCACCGGCGGCAACGCGCGGTACGTCTGGAGCTACGGCCACCGCAACCCGCAGGGCCTGGCCTGGGACTCCCGCGGGCAGCTGTGGGCGGCGGAGTTCGGCGAGAGCAGCCAGGACGAGCTCAACCTCATCCAGAAGGGCGGCAACTACGGCTGGCCGAGCTGCGAAGGCACGATCGGCAGCTGCAGCGGCTTCATCGCCCCGAAGAAGACCTGGCCGACGTCGCAGGCGGGCCCGTCCGGGGTCGAGATCGTCAACGACTGGATCTACATCGCCGGCGTCACCGGCGAGCAGCTGTTCGCCACGCAGATCAACGCGGCGGGGACCGGGGTCGGCACGGTGTCGACGGTGTTCTCCGGCCGCTGGGGCCGCCTGCGCTCGGTGACGAAGACCCCGGACGGCGGGCTGTGGCTGACCTCGACGAACAACGACAAGAACGGCGGCACGCCGACGGTCCTGGACAACGTGATCGTGCGGCTGAAGTTCCCGGGCGGCTCCGCGCCGGGCGGCTTCAAGCTGACCAGCTCCGCGTTCGCCGACAACGCGACGATCCCGGACAAGTACACCTGCGCCGGTGACGGCACGGCGGGCCAGGACCCGTCGCCGCCGCTCGCGTGGGGTGCCGCTGCCGGCGCGAAGGCGTACGCGATCGTGTTCGCCGACGTGGCCAACGGCGGCAACAAGCTGCACTGGGCGATCTGGGACGTCCCGGCGGCCACGAAGTCGCTGCCGGAGGGCCTCGGCGCGGGCTACACCGTGCCGGGCCAGGGTGGCGCGAAGCAGAAAGCCATGGGCAGCGGGGCGAACGCGCAGAAGTTCTTCGGCCCCTGCCCCGGCGGGTCGAGCCACCCGTACACGTTCACCCTCTACGCCCTCGGCACCTCGACGGTTCCGGGCCTGACCTCGTCTTCGACGATGGCCCAGATCGAGACGGCGATCAAGGGCGCCGCGACGGCGAACGTCGTGCTGCACGGCAAGTCCAGCGCGGCGGCCGGCTAG
- the hemF gene encoding oxygen-dependent coproporphyrinogen oxidase: MPSGERRDAVRAIMSSGQRELVAELERLDGGARFGRSEWHRPGGGGGQARLLENGDVFERAGVNHSAVHGERVPATVAAQHGLDPESGFFATGLSVVIHPRNPYVPAFHANFRYFESGSTWWFGGGADLTPCYGFAEDAVGFHRVLRDYCGTFDPAFHAQAKRACDEYFRLPHRGENRGIGGIFFDHLCPPGPDGWRRAAGFAAAGIATIAPAYLPIVRRRRELAYGERERQWQLYRRGRYVEFNLVHDRGTRFGLQTGGYTEAILMALPPLARWEFEFTPEPGSPEAELASFLVPRDWAGEPAAVPDPRVAR, translated from the coding sequence ATGCCTTCAGGCGAGAGACGCGACGCCGTCCGGGCGATCATGAGCTCCGGCCAGCGCGAGCTGGTCGCGGAACTGGAACGGCTCGACGGCGGGGCCCGCTTCGGCCGGTCGGAGTGGCACCGGCCCGGCGGTGGCGGCGGGCAGGCGAGGCTGCTGGAGAACGGGGACGTCTTCGAGCGCGCCGGTGTGAACCACTCGGCCGTGCACGGCGAGCGCGTCCCGGCGACGGTCGCCGCGCAGCACGGCCTGGACCCGGAGAGCGGCTTCTTCGCGACCGGGCTGTCGGTGGTGATCCACCCGCGCAACCCGTACGTGCCGGCGTTCCACGCGAACTTCCGGTACTTCGAGTCGGGCAGCACGTGGTGGTTCGGCGGCGGCGCGGACCTGACGCCGTGCTACGGCTTCGCCGAGGACGCGGTCGGCTTCCACCGGGTGCTCCGCGACTACTGCGGCACCTTCGACCCCGCGTTCCACGCGCAGGCGAAGCGGGCCTGCGACGAGTACTTCCGGCTGCCGCACCGCGGCGAAAACCGCGGGATCGGTGGCATCTTCTTCGACCACCTGTGCCCTCCGGGCCCGGACGGCTGGCGCCGCGCGGCGGGCTTCGCGGCGGCGGGCATCGCGACGATCGCCCCGGCGTACCTGCCGATCGTCCGGCGCCGCCGTGAACTGGCGTACGGCGAGCGCGAACGGCAGTGGCAGCTGTACCGGCGCGGCAGGTACGTCGAATTCAACCTCGTCCACGACCGCGGCACGCGGTTCGGGCTGCAGACCGGCGGCTACACCGAGGCGATCCTCATGGCGCTGCCGCCGCTGGCCCGGTGGGAGTTCGAGTTCACGCCGGAGCCAGGAAGCCCGGAAGCCGAACTGGCGTCGTTCCTCGTCCCCCGTGACTGGGCGGGCGAACCCGCCGCCGTGCCGGACCCGCGGGTGGCCCGCTGA
- a CDS encoding TetR/AcrR family transcriptional regulator gives MTESRAVGTKGMPREEREAQLIVAGTEEFGRAGYAGASMVEIARRVGVTKPLLYQYFGSKDGLYLACLHRAGDRLTEGVATTMAAGGEPDQMPLKVLSAIFTTFDHDRYAWRLLRDPTVPATGDIAAAAADYRRRLDAFALLGATQLMTSRGLADPVDIEAIAQVWTGVVDSLISWWIDRPDEDAAAMTARCGRIMAGLFGW, from the coding sequence GTGACGGAGTCAAGGGCGGTCGGGACCAAGGGGATGCCGCGCGAAGAGCGCGAGGCCCAGCTCATCGTGGCCGGCACCGAGGAGTTCGGCCGGGCGGGCTATGCGGGCGCGTCGATGGTCGAGATCGCGCGCCGGGTCGGGGTCACGAAACCGTTGCTGTACCAGTACTTCGGCTCGAAGGACGGGCTCTACCTGGCGTGCCTGCACCGCGCGGGCGACCGGCTCACCGAGGGCGTCGCGACGACCATGGCGGCCGGCGGCGAACCCGACCAGATGCCGCTGAAGGTGCTCTCGGCGATCTTCACGACGTTCGACCACGACCGCTACGCGTGGCGCCTGCTGCGCGACCCGACGGTCCCGGCCACGGGCGACATCGCCGCCGCGGCGGCCGACTACCGGCGCCGGCTGGACGCGTTCGCCCTGCTGGGCGCGACCCAGCTGATGACTTCGCGCGGCCTGGCCGACCCGGTCGACATCGAGGCGATCGCGCAGGTCTGGACGGGCGTGGTCGACTCGCTGATCAGCTGGTGGATCGACCGGCCGGACGAGGACGCGGCCGCGATGACGGCACGCTGCGGGCGGATCATGGCGGGCCTGTTCGGCTGGTGA
- a CDS encoding sterol desaturase family protein produces MAEFLAHLRDPVLFAIPVFLLFVAIEIVAVHVLGHDDNVVGYSVADTRTSLLMGTVAVGVNALFRLVMLVVFAALFELAPVRLDPHDWWTWALMLLGQELVFYAYHRASHRVRLLWAGHQVHHSSEHYNFSTALRQKWTPYFQLPFWSVLALCGIPPWMILTGLSIGLVYQFFVHTEKVGKLPRWFEYVFNTPSHHRVHHGSDAEYLDANYGGILIIWDRLFGSFVPEGKRPTYGLTKNIGTYNLLAVGFHEYGSILRDLRRARTWRERAGYVFGPPGWQPGPGLRDVPQGEAVQGRALR; encoded by the coding sequence GTGGCCGAGTTCCTGGCGCACCTGCGCGACCCCGTGCTGTTCGCGATTCCGGTGTTCCTGCTGTTCGTGGCGATCGAAATCGTGGCCGTGCATGTCCTCGGCCACGACGACAACGTCGTCGGCTACAGCGTCGCCGACACGCGGACGAGCCTGCTGATGGGCACCGTCGCGGTCGGGGTCAACGCGCTGTTCCGGCTGGTGATGCTGGTCGTGTTCGCCGCGCTCTTCGAGCTGGCGCCGGTGCGCCTCGACCCGCACGACTGGTGGACGTGGGCGCTCATGCTGCTCGGCCAGGAGCTGGTGTTCTACGCCTACCACCGCGCGAGCCACCGCGTGCGGCTGCTGTGGGCCGGTCACCAGGTGCACCACTCCAGCGAGCACTACAACTTCTCGACGGCGTTGCGCCAGAAGTGGACGCCCTACTTCCAGCTGCCGTTCTGGTCGGTGCTGGCGCTGTGCGGCATCCCGCCGTGGATGATCCTGACCGGGCTGTCGATCGGCCTCGTCTACCAGTTCTTCGTGCACACCGAGAAAGTCGGCAAGCTGCCGCGCTGGTTCGAGTACGTCTTCAACACCCCGTCCCACCACCGCGTCCACCACGGCAGCGACGCCGAATACCTGGACGCCAACTACGGCGGCATCCTGATCATCTGGGACCGCCTGTTCGGCAGCTTCGTGCCCGAAGGCAAGCGGCCGACCTACGGGCTGACGAAGAACATCGGCACGTACAACCTGCTCGCGGTGGGCTTCCACGAGTACGGCTCGATCCTGCGCGACCTGCGGCGGGCGCGCACCTGGCGCGAGCGCGCGGGATACGTGTTCGGGCCGCCCGGCTGGCAGCCCGGTCCCGGCCTACGCGATGTCCCGCAGGGCGAGGCTGTTCAGGGGCGGGCGCTGCGGTGA
- a CDS encoding PPOX class F420-dependent oxidoreductase, whose product MREMSRDEWWKFASEGTRTGMLALVRKNGAPVVTPVWFLLNEGPDGDELIFTTVTDSLKGRTIARDGRVCLAVDDQRPPYSYVQFTAEARLTHDDDLLDWATRIGGRYMGADRAEEYGKRNAVPEESLVRAKITKVVARADIAG is encoded by the coding sequence ATGCGTGAGATGAGCCGCGACGAGTGGTGGAAGTTCGCCTCGGAAGGCACCCGGACCGGCATGCTGGCCCTGGTCCGCAAGAACGGCGCCCCGGTGGTCACGCCGGTCTGGTTCCTGCTCAACGAGGGCCCGGACGGCGACGAGCTGATCTTCACCACGGTCACCGACTCGCTCAAGGGCCGCACGATCGCCCGCGACGGACGCGTCTGCCTGGCCGTCGACGACCAGCGGCCGCCGTACTCGTACGTCCAGTTCACCGCCGAAGCCCGCCTCACCCACGACGACGACCTGCTCGACTGGGCCACCCGGATCGGCGGCCGGTACATGGGCGCCGACCGCGCCGAGGAGTACGGCAAGCGCAACGCCGTGCCCGAGGAGTCCCTCGTCCGGGCGAAGATCACCAAGGTCGTCGCGCGGGCCGACATCGCCGGCTGA